The following proteins are encoded in a genomic region of Papaver somniferum cultivar HN1 unplaced genomic scaffold, ASM357369v1 unplaced-scaffold_10, whole genome shotgun sequence:
- the LOC113326227 gene encoding omega-hydroxypalmitate O-feruloyl transferase-like, with amino-acid sequence MAEYLDSNCPKIHVETFNDEHIVSLNVKIIGEPTLVPPAEETPNGIYFLANIDRGADMIQTFNCFSKTFDGLYLDAAQALKLGLAKVLVHYYPIAGSLILNEKNKFAINCTGEGALFIEAEADCSLEEIGDLTQPNPATFKKLVYGNPGPVNVHEDPPLLVAQVTKFKCGGFTLGLSQNHTVFDGVGAMEFVISWGQITRGLH; translated from the exons ATGGCAGAGTATCTCGACTCTAACTGTCCAAAAATTCACGTGGAAACTTTTAACGATGAACATATTGTGAGTCTCAATGTCAAGATTATAGGAGAACCAACTTTGGTTCCTCCAGCAGAGGAGACACCAAACGGTATATACTTCTTGGCTAATATTGACAGGGGAGCTGACATGATTCAAACTTTTAATTGTTTCAGCAAAACATTTGATGGGCTGTATTTAGATGCAGCTCAAGCGTTGAAACTTGGCTTAGCGAAAGTTCTTGTTCACTACTATCCTATTGCTGGAAGTCTTATATTGAATGAGAAAAATAAGTTTGCAATCAATTGCACGGGAGAAGGTGCTCTCTTTATCGAGGCTGAGGCTGACTGTTCGTTGGAAGAGATTGGTGATCTGACACAACCCAATCCCGCTACTTTTAAAAAACTTGTTTATGGCAATCCTGGTCCAGTAAATGTACATGAAGATCCTCCTCTGCTTGTGGCTCAG GTGACTAAATTTAAGTGCGGAGGATTTACTCTTGGACTAAGCCAGAATCACACAGTATTTGATGGAGTTGGTGCAATGGAGTTTGTCATTTCATGGGGTCAAATTACGAGGGGATTGCATTAA
- the LOC113326228 gene encoding omega-hydroxypalmitate O-feruloyl transferase-like → MEESSNSPTSDNGLIVNLNVVIEGEPTSISPAKRTPEGEYFLSNLDGGPFMIHTVYFFNKTLEYELDAAKIIREGLANVLVYYYPLAGRVALNEKNRFIINCTGEGALFVEAKADCTLEEINDFMKPDSVSLEKLVYDINGVKNPPLLVAQVTKFKCGGFCLGLSMDHIIFDGIGAMEFMNSWGEVTRGLSISNPPFLDRTLLKAGIPPNVKFAHFFEQIIDRSNTLALLEKEMHVKKSFVFHMEKLEQLKKIAMEDEVLEKCTTFETLAGFMWRAQIKSLRLHPDQQVRVLFTVDGRSKLDPPLPKGFFGNAAMLMSCQSSARKILDNPLSSTVQKIQEKIKMVTDDYIRSRIDYFEEQHERKPLTYTIFLNAWSSLAFHGVDFGWGGPIYSGPLHVARNMVLFLPHGKERRDINLFRGLPASAMKIFEVLIDI, encoded by the exons ATGGAGGAGTCTAGCAACTCGCCCACCTCTGACAATGGGCTTATTGTAAATCTTAATGTCGTGATTGAAGGAGAACCAACTTCGATTTCTCCAGCAAAAAGGACACCTGAGGGTGAATATTTCTTGTCTAACCTCGACGGCGGTCCGTTTATGATTCATACTGTTTATTTTTTTAACAAAACTCTTGAATATGAACTAGATGCTGCCAAAATTATCAGAGAGGGCTTAGCAAATGTTCTCGTTTACTACTATCCTCTTGCTGGACGTGTAGCATTGAACGAGAAAAACAGGTTTATTATCAACTGTACAGGTGAAGGTGCTCTGTTTGTGGAGGCTAAGGCTGATTGTACGTTGGAGGAGATCAATGACTTCATGAAACCAGATTCTGTTAGTCTCGAGAAACTTGTTTATGATATTAATGGTGTAAAAAATCCTCCTCTACTTGTAGCACAG GTGACCAAATTCAAGTGCGGTGGATTTTGTTTGGGACTTAGCATGGATCACATAATTTTCGATGGAATTGGTGCAATGGAGTTTATGAATTCATGGGGTGAAGTTACAAGAGGGTTGTCAATCTCAAACCCACCGTTCCTAGATCGAACCTTGCTGAAAGCAGGAATTCCACCTAATGTGAAATTTGCCCATTTCTTTGAACAAATAATCGACAGATCAAACACGCTGGCTCTGCTGGAAAAGGAAATGCATGTCAAAAAATCCTTCGTTTTTCACATGGAGAAGCTAGAAcaacttaagaaaatagccaTGGAAGATGAGGTTCTGGAAAAGTGTACTACTTTTGAAACACTCGCCGGTTTCATGTGGAGAGCTCAAATTAAATCATTAAGACTTCATCCCGATCAACAAGTTAGGGTACTCTTTACGGTTGATGGACGGTCTAAATTAGATCCACCACTACCTAAAGGATTCTTTGGTAATGCAGCCATGTTGATGAGTTGCCAGTCCAGCGCGAGGAAGATACTAGACAACCCATTGTCATCAACAGTacagaaaatacaagaaaaaattaAGATGGTCACAGATGATTACATCAGATCACGCATAGATTATTTTGAAGAACAACATGAAAGGAAACCGTTAACATATACCATTTTCTTAAATGCTTggtctagcctagcattccatggTGTGGACTTTGGTTGGGGAGGACCTATTTACTCAGGCCCCTTGCATGTGGCAAGAAACATGGTTTTGTTCTTACCTCATGGGAAGGAACGGAGGGACATAAATTTGTTTCGTGGTTTGCCTGCTTCGGCAATGAAGATCTTCGAAGTACTAATTGATatctag
- the LOC113326229 gene encoding protein ENHANCED PSEUDOMONAS SUSCEPTIBILTY 1-like, with protein MDQMISRLKTSLSSTLDQFFPLAGRLAIEKHDNTISVYINCNIEGVEFIHATAEISAEDILSPTFVPQSIIDSLIPFNGVFNYEGQSHPLLSVQVTELSDGALFIGCSANHSVCDGASIWHFINPWSPISRSSGDHTSYPPPVFERWFIKETDCPIRLPFSFAEKFSVVRNTGNAEVPPLECLVEECFRFTKPSIAKLKAKALELNPEAKQSSEISSLQELLAHVWTAVIRARFCLAKDHGENRQILIALFMNNRTKLIPPLTEAYFGNSLIGGDILVKEGMLLDKGFGFLAASLNEVVNSHNYEKSRSFFESWVEKPSIPSYGDDNGIMDIMLLARSFQWFSKYGNDFGWGRPSAVKTGRNGKYVYGIITVSR; from the coding sequence ATGGACCAAATGATAAGTCGCCTCAAAACTTCTTTGTCATCTACACTTGATCAGTTCTTTCCTCTTGCCGGTCGTCTTGCTATTGAAAAACATGATAACACCATCTCTGTCTATATCAACTGCAACATTGAGGGTGTAGAGTTCATCCATGCCACCGCAGAGATATCCGCTGAGGACATCCTCTCTCCAACCTTTGTTCCTCAAAGCATAATCGATTCATTAATTCCCTTCAATGGGGTATTTAACTACGAAGGTCAATCACATCCTTTACTTTCTGTTCAGGTAACTGAGCTGAGCGATGGTGCCCTTTTTATAGGGTGCAGTGCAAATCATTCTGTATGTGATGGTGCATCAATTTGGCATTTCATTAATCCTTGGTCACCTATCTCTAGATCTTCGGGTGACCATACTTCATATCCTCCTCCGGTTTTTGAGCGCTGGTTTATCAAGGAAACAGATTGTCCTATCCGTCTTCCGTTCTCATTTGCTGAGAAGTTTTCAGTAGTAAGGAATACCGGAAATGCTGAAGTTCCACCGCTTGAATGTCTTGTAGAGGAATGTTTTCGCTTCACTAAACCAAGCATTGCAAAATTGAAAGCAAAGGCTTTAGAGCTGAATCCAGAAGCAAAGCAAAGCAGCGAAATCTCTTCTTTACAGGAACTATTAGCTCATGTTTGGACAGCGGTAATACGCGCTAGGTTCTGTTTAGCTAAAGACCATGGTGAAAACCGGCAAATTTTAATTGCACTTTTCATGAATAACAGAACCAAGCTGATTCCACCGTTGACAGAAGCATATTTTGGCAACTCATTAATCGGGGGTGATATACTCGTGAAGGAAGGCATGCTGCTCGACAAGGGATTTGGTTTCTTGGCAGCTTCATTGAATGAGGTGGTTAACTCGCACAATTATGAAAAGAGTCGAAGTTTTTTCGAATCATGGGTAGAGAAACCTTCTATACCAAGTTATGGTGATGATAATGGAATTATGGATATTATGTTGTTAGCTAGGAGTTTCCAATGGTTCAGTAAGTACGGGAACGATTTCGGTTGGGGACGCCCTAGTGCAGTAAAAACCGGTAGAAATGGAAAATATGTTTATGGAATAATTACTGTGAGTCgatga
- the LOC113326230 gene encoding vinorine synthase-like, whose product MKIEIVSKELIRPLFPTPNNLRTHNLSSLDQLFPSLYVDHLLYYPNFDSNNSSLGDDENKILSVSSRRRCDILKKSLGETLTRYYPLAGRIKDDKSVECNDEGVEYIEAKVVGRVVSQIIQLANSDIEVMEPFLPYEPYGGTGSAFRRGILHLNSKALLKIQVNVFDCGGTVICFSYSHKLVDAFSFVNFVNDWATTARGASGTHDDKLKVAATGKPCYILSSIFPPTNTSDKKEIDTADIQIVTDKIKIVTKRFVFKDSSIAILKKKCIPKNTSNGSDYQVDKHDENMQQLPTRFEALTSFILMCFMDVHRSKVKQLDDAVSPINAVNVVSVPKQVQYVAGFAINLRTRTIPPLPANSFGNMTDTAIAEIPRNLTGGSINNNGNGFHDQNQCYPKLVSKIKDSIKLVDSEHVNAMKRNLATSCNHMKMHQMLKEGTFDHETTDLLLFSSWCRFPIFEADFGWGKPSWASISKLLFKNCVMFIDTSSGDGVEAWISLKEEDMVEFERHEELLTFAS is encoded by the coding sequence ATGAAGATTGAAATTGTATCAAAAGAGTTGATTAGACCATTATTTCCAACTCCCAATAACCTTAGAACCCACAACTTATCCAGTTTAGATCAGCTTTTTCCTTCGTTGTATGTCGATCACCTCCTTTACTATCCAAACTTTGATAGCAATAACAGCAGCCTAGGCGATGATGAGAACAAGATCTTGTCAGTATCATCTCGTCGTCGCTGTGATATTCTCAAGAAATCCTTAGGGGAGACTTTAACTAGATACTATCCGTTGGCTGGAAGGATAAAAGATGACAAATCTGTTGAGTGTAATGATGAAGGGGTGGAGTACATCGAGGCCAAAGTGGTCGGCAGAGTAGTCTCTCAAATTATACAACTCGCCAATTCTGATATTGAGGTTATGGAACCCTTCCTACCATATGAGCCTTATGGAGGGACCGGGTCAGCGTTTAGGAGAGGGATACTACACTTGAACTCCAAAGCTCTCTTAAAAATCCAAGTCAATGTCTTTGATTGTGGTGGAACAGTCATCTGTTTCTCCTACTCACACAAGTTAGTTGATGCATTTTCCTTCGTTAATTTTGTGAATGACTGGGCAACCACAGCTCGAGGTGCTTCTGGTACTCATGACGATAAACTAAAGGTTGCAGCAACTGGTAAGCCTTGTTACATACTTTCCTCCATATTCCCACCAACAAACACCAGCGACAAAAAAGAAATTGATACCGCAGATATCCAAATTGTGacagataaaataaaaatagtaacTAAAAGAtttgtgttcaaggattctaGCATAGCTATACTGAAGAAGAAGTGCATCCCCAAGAACACCAGTAACGGATCAGATTATCAAGTTGATAAGCACGACGAAAACATGCAGCAGCTGCCTACACGATTTGAAGCTTTAACATCTTTTATATTGATGTGTTTCATGGATGTGCATCGATCCAAAGTAAAGCAGCTAGACGATGCTGTCAGCCCTATCAATGCGGTAAATGTTGTTTCTGTTCCAAAGCAAGTGCAGTACGTAGCAGGATTTGCAATAAATTTGAGGACTAGGACGATTCCACCGTTGCCAGCCAATAGCTTCGGGAATATGACCGATACTGCCATCGCAGAAATACCCCGTAACTTAACTGGTGGTAGTATTAATAACAACGGGAACGGTTTTCATGATCAAAACCAATGCTACCCGAAGTTGGTGTCCAAGATTAAGGATTCCATAAAGTTGGTCGACAGTGAGCACGTGAATGCCATGAAAAGAAACTTGGCAACCTCATGCAACCATATGAAGATGCATCAGATGTTGAAGGAAGGTACATTTGATCATGAGACCACGGATTTACTACTGTTCAGCAGTTGGTGTAGGTTCCCCATATTTGAAGCAGACTTCGGTTGGGGAAAACCAAGTTGGGCTAGCATTTCTAAACTACTTTTTAAGAATTGTGTTATGTTTATCGATACAAGTTCTGGGGATGGGGTAGAAGCATGGATAAGCTTGAAAGAGGAAGATATGGTTGAATTTGAACGTCATGAAGAACTCCTTACATTTGCTTCTTAA